The DNA segment TTGAGTCTGAAAATCGTTTTGTTAAGCTGCGTATCTCTACTAAGGGTATGCGTGTTGTTGATAAGAAGGGTATCGATGTAGTTCTAGCTGAACTCCGTGCTCGTGGCGAAAAAGTTTAAGGAATTTAATCATGGCTGCAAAAGGTGCACGTGAGAAGATCAAGCTGGTATCAAGTGCTGGTACAGGTCACTTCTACACTACAGATAAGAACAAGCGTAACACTCCAGATAAGATGGTATTCAAGAAATACGATCC comes from the Sinobacterium caligoides genome and includes:
- the rpmB gene encoding 50S ribosomal protein L28 is translated as MSKVCQVTGKRPVTGNNVSHAKNRTKRRFLPNLQSHRFWVESENRFVKLRISTKGMRVVDKKGIDVVLAELRARGEKV
- the rpmG gene encoding 50S ribosomal protein L33; protein product: MAAKGAREKIKLVSSAGTGHFYTTDKNKRNTPDKMVFKKYDPVVRKHVEYKEAKIK